ACCGCTAAGGTCAAGATCCAGACAGCCAGGAGCCGGAGGGCGGAGAGCCTGCAGCGGGCGGAGCAGGCGGTGCTCCGCTACAGGCAGACGGTGAGGGTTCGATCCCCTGGGAGGGAAGGGTGATGATAACTCAGCTGCTTTTGATTCAAACTCATTTGTAGTTTCTGTGACACCAACTATATGATGAATGCTTAAATCCGAGCTTTGGTCCCATTTGACTCAGTGCTGAGACATTATTGACACTTTATTGACCCAGCTGTTTCCTGGTCACATATTGTCCTCCCGAATGTGTTTATAACATGGCTGATGACCTTACAGCACAATATTTGTCTACAGGGATTCAATACTTTCACTCACTCAAGTTCACCAAATCTAACATTATGCAGTTTGAATAGCAGCAGAGAAAATGTGTGCCATTTATTTCTTAGGAGCCCTCTTAAGGTGCTTAATTGGCATTTATAGCACTAGTCTGTAATAAAGCTGAAACTCtgttcctgcttttcttttctttaaactagTAATTTATTTGTCTTGTACATCCGAGGCAGTTACAAATTACAATTTAATTCGTAATTAGGGTACTCATTTGTTGCAGTGcatttaggtttgtttttgtggtccTCCAGCATCCGTCGACCGACTCTGCTCTCATCTTGTCTCTGTCGCTGTCTGAGTTGACGAAGCAGCTGCAGGACGGTTCTCTGAGCCCCGAGGATGTGCTCTACACCTACGTGGAAAAGGTGCAGTCTGCAGAAGGACACCTCATAATACACCAATGCTGAAAAGCAGCCGCTAAAACGAGCAACCGGTTCAGTTATCTCTGTGTTTTTTGatggtgttttctttgtttgcttcgCTCCCGCAAAGTAGTCGTTGCATTTCCAGGGATCGAATGCAAATTCATGAAAACCCTTGTCCCTGACGTAGTTTCATGCGCAATAGTTTTTTGTCAAGCGCTGCataagaaatgctttttttaaaaagaaaattgtaaacATGCACGCGTCTCTTCTGTATTTCTCCTTCAAACAGACTCTGGCCGTGCACAAGAACCTGAACTGCTGCACAGAAATTCTGCTTGAGAGTTTTGATCATCTGAAAACGGTCGGCGCCAACAAGAATGGCCTCCTGTACGGCGTTCCAGTCAGCATCAAAGAGAATATTGCGACTAAGGTATCTGTTGATAAGTAAATGCATGTGCTGGCTCTCCGGGCATGAATGTACTCGTTTTGCACCTCTCTAGATTTAGGTCAGGTTTATGGCTCtgttgtctgtctctgtcctcttttCTGCGTCTTTAACCTGTTTACATTTTCCAACCAAGGGTCAAGTCAGTTCCTGTGGTGTGATCATTAATCTGGACCAGCCTGCTCAAGAAGACTGCGTGCTTATTGAAGTTCTGAAGAAACAAGGAGCTATTCCTTTTGTGAAGACCAACCTGCCTCAAGCGCTGCTAAAGTAATGTTGATTTGTGGACTCATTCTTTTGGCGCACACCCTGCCAAAATAAAGAACTGTCTGTACTCATCAGTTCATCCTGTTTGGTTGCTTCAGAgctgtgtttgtcttctctGGCCTCATCCTCAGTTACGACTGCAGTAACCCCATCTACGGGCAGACTCTTAATCCCCATAATCCCCAGAAGACCTGTGGAGGTTCATCCGGCGGAGAGGGGGCGCTCATCGGGGGAGGGGGCTCCATACTTGGCGTAGGCACGGATATAGGGGGAAGTATCCGCATCCCCTCCTCGTTCTGCGGGATCTGTGGCTTTAAGCCAACGTCGGGTCGGCTCAGGTGCGTGAGCTCCAGCCACTTTTATGGCTCACGATTGCGCAGTCCGTCGAGTTAACCTTGTCTTTGTGTCATGGTCAGCTCGCAGGGGTTGGTTCCAATTTATCGAGGCCAAAAGTCTGGTAAGCAGGCACTGAAAGCGTTGATGATTGCCCGTGCGATAAATCCAGCTACTTGGTAGAAGCCTCTGGTGAGGCACGCGGTTCACTGTCCCATGTTTCTCGTTGTGTTAGTGCTCTCATCTCCTGGGCCCATGGCGAGGGACGTCGACAGTCTTGCTCTGTGTATGCAGGCTCTTCTCTGCGATCACATGTTTTCCTTGGACCCCACGGTGCCACCGTTACCTTTTAACGTTCAGGTGTGCCCTCTGCCGTGAGATTAACACGTTACATTGTTTCGTTTCTTCTGTGGCATTTTTGGAAGTGTATAAAATGAGCGTTTGCTGTTATAGAAAGCAAAATAAGCGCCAGGAATTAGTCTGACGCAACCATCAAACTAAACATGTTCTTCCTTTTTGTATTAATGACAAATGTGTAGTATAGTTGACATTCTTAgtcaaaaaacatctttaacacATCAGTATTCtctttgcattttaaacatattgTGTGCAAACTAACATAAGGATATAAATGTCAAATCaggattaaaaaatacaaatttcaagattattttcctctttttttaaaaagataagttTAGCTTGCTTCTGTCAGCATAAGCACCATTCATTTATTATCTTAATAAAGAATAACTAAACTCTGTGACATCAAGAATGGGTCCGATCTGTTGCAACTAGTTGTTCAGTTAAAAGGATAGTTTAGATATATATAATTAACGCTCCTGCAGCTCTTGGGTGAAAATGATCTCCAAGATCGGAAGCCTTAcaagtacttttttttctttttctttcttcttctttttttgtagatGTACCAGAGCTCCAAACCTCTAAGGATTGGTTATCTGGAGTGCGATGGCTACTCACAGTCCTCTCCGAGCATGGCCCGCGGCGTCAGAGAGGTCAAAGCGTTGTTGGAGCAAGCCGGACACACCGTGAGGCCACATGCCACACATATTGTACACCACTGTATCGAtcgtgtttgtgtaaaaaagtaTGTGTCATGTTCCGGGACCGTCTGTGCTTTCAGTTGGTGCCTTTCCAACCTCTGAGGTTAAAACAAGTTGTTCCTGAACTCATGGTGCAGGGTATATTCGCAGACGCAGCCACCAGCATGCTGCAAAAACTGTGAGTCGTTCTTAATACATCTGCAAGATACCAGCAGTGGCTTTTATGTTGCCCAAAGTGTCAAACCTTTTTGAAAaggtgtgtgcatatatatatatatatatatatatatatatatatatatatatatatatatatatatatatatatatatatatatataatttttttttttttttttgtcctctggcCCTCTGAATTAGTCGGtgattaaatatataaactcTTGTGTGATGGGCCATTAAACTCAAGGTAAACAACAAggtcattcattcactcatgaTGTGTTATCATTGCCAGACCAAAGTTTGCCAGTAGTGAACTTTATGGTTCCATTCCTGGAAATTTTACAGCTCCTTTTGTTTAGTGCCATCCAGCTAATGGTCAATCTAAGATTTAAGGCTTAAAATTAATCCTACATATAGCGGCTCATAAACGCATAACTGTGACCTGAAAAGGCTCTAAAACTAGCGCAGTGTCGGTGAAGTTTTATTGCTTCTGTTTCAGGAAAGGGGGACCCGTGGACCCTTGTCTCAAGGCTCAGGTTAATTTGTACGCTTTGCCGACGTGGCTGAAGAGAAccctcatcttcatcctcaaGCCCTTTGTGAGTTCAAGATGTGAATAAATACAGACTAGAGATTATGTATATAGTATTCTACTGAATCTAAAATGACCAGTAATTTGATAGATCTGTTAACTGTGTGATTTTTCTACAGTATGTTAAATCGATAGTTCAGATTTATTGAAATGGAAAGGTTttaacaattaatgtcttaactgtcgtagatggctctttaaacaGCCTCCAATaagagaaatagtttaattctgaccagacggATGAGTTAGATAAGATATGAAGTCATCCGCTTTTTTACAGAATCCCACAGCAAAGGATCTGAATTACTCCTAAtatttatgctttgttttgcaGTCTCCCCGTATGCCTGCCGTCCTCAGTGCTCTGTGTGGACTGAGGTGAGAAAATACCCTTTGAGGCTGACTATTTGTGGTTcctagtttgtctgttttgcctctcaaaatgacacaaattcgttcccttgttttattttagttctgtCGCAGATC
The Kryptolebias marmoratus isolate JLee-2015 linkage group LG24, ASM164957v2, whole genome shotgun sequence DNA segment above includes these coding regions:
- the LOC108230777 gene encoding fatty-acid amide hydrolase 1, yielding MYGLLRYAKVDKRTAALLTTAAGGLGALLVLVRMVSDRRTAKVKIQTARSRRAESLQRAEQAVLRYRQTHPSTDSALILSLSLSELTKQLQDGSLSPEDVLYTYVEKTLAVHKNLNCCTEILLESFDHLKTVGANKNGLLYGVPVSIKENIATKGQVSSCGVIINLDQPAQEDCVLIEVLKKQGAIPFVKTNLPQALLNYDCSNPIYGQTLNPHNPQKTCGGSSGGEGALIGGGGSILGVGTDIGGSIRIPSSFCGICGFKPTSGRLSSQGLVPIYRGQKSVLSSPGPMARDVDSLALCMQALLCDHMFSLDPTVPPLPFNVQMYQSSKPLRIGYLECDGYSQSSPSMARGVREVKALLEQAGHTLVPFQPLRLKQVVPELMVQGIFADAATSMLQKLKGGPVDPCLKAQVNLYALPTWLKRTLIFILKPFSPRMPAVLSALCGLSSVADLWKQHAAVEDYITETIAYWRKCDIDVLLCPVIGPAYNFLYCSKLSSLLSYTVLYNLLNFPCGVVPVSTVTADDEEELKHFRGLYQDRWDKLFKQAVTGAEGLPVAVQCVALPWQDEMCLRFMKEVEQLVKQNRK